In one window of Oryza sativa Japonica Group chromosome 9, ASM3414082v1 DNA:
- the LOC107278801 gene encoding protein ALP1-like, whose product MSRPRSSFQQLVDESSSDDDDDFFFATAQIVHSYWHSVNAPRHGGSVMGHEVIDRNREARHLRLYQDYFSNNPTYGPVLFRRRNRMSRPLFLRIMNAIEDHDDYFVQKRNAAGLIGFSCHQKVTAAMRQLAYGIAADALDEYLGIAESTAIESLRRFVKAVVQVFEHEYLRSPNENDTTRLLELGEDRGFPGMLGSIDCMHWKWKNCPTELHGMYQGHVHEPTIILEAVASKDLWIWHAFFGMPGSHNDINVLHRSPLFAKLAEGKAPEVNYSINGHDYMMGYYLADGIYPSWATFVKTIPEPHGNKRKYFAKAQEAVRKDVERAFGVLQARFAIVRGPARHWDEKTLGYIMKACVIMHNMIIEDEGEVDWEERFPEGGENVRVSHDEIPDLDDFIQMHKKIRDDETHYQLREDLVEHLWQHYPDKY is encoded by the exons ATGAGTCGACCTCGCTCCTCGTTTCAACAGCTCGTGGATGAATCATCGtctgacgatgacgatgattttttttttgccacggcACAAATCGTCCATAGCTATTGGCACTCTGTCAATGCACCAAGACATGGTGGGTCAGTCATGGGACATGAAGTGATTGATCGCAACAGAGAAGCACGGCACTTGAGATTATACCAAGACTACTTTTCCAATAATCCTACCTATGGCCCAGTTTTATTCAGGCGCAG GAATAGAATGAGCAGGCCTCTGTTTCTCCGCATAATGAATGCAATAGAGGATCACGATGACTATTTTGTGCAGAAGAGAAATGCAGCTGGTTTAATTGGGTTCAGTTGTCACCAAAAGGTCACTGCAGCAATGCGTCAGTTGGCTTATGGTATAGCAGCAGATGCTTTGGATGAATATCTCGGTATTGCAGAAAGTACCGCTATAGAGAGCCTGAGAAGGTTTGTGAAAGCAGTTGTACAAGTTTTTGAACATGAATACTTAAGATCACCCAATGAGAACGATACAACTCGATTACTTGAACTTGGGGAGGACAGAGGTTTCCCCGGTATGTTAGGCTCCATAGATTGCATGCATTGGAAGTGGAAGAACTGCCCTACAGAATTGCACGGTATGTACCAAGGGCACGTGCACGAGCCTACAATAATTTTAGAAGCCGTTGCTTCAAAGGATCTCTGGATTTGGCACGCTTTTTTTGGTATGCCTGGGTCTCATAACGATATCAATGTACTTCATCGATCCCCGCTATTTGCAAAGCTAGCTGAAGGCAAGGCTCCTGAAGTGAACTATAGTATAAATGGACACGATTATATGATGGGATATTATCTTGCTGATGGCATATATCCTTCTTGGGCCACATTTGTGAAGACCATACCAGAACCACATGGCAACAAGAGGAAATATTTTGCCAAAGCACAGGAAGCAGTAAGGAAGGATGTCGAACGAGCTTTTGGGGTTCTGCAAGCTCGATTTGCCATTGTTCGAGGGCCAGCTCGACATTGGGATGAAAAGACTCTGGGATACATCATGAAAGCTTGTGTTATCATGCATAACATGATTATTGAAGATGAGGGAGAAGTTGATTGGGAAGAACGGTTCCCAGAGGGAGGAGAAAATGTCAGAGTGTCCCACGATGAAATACCTGATCTTGATGATTTTATCCAGATGCACAAAAAAATAAGGGACGACGAAACTCACTATCAGCTACGTGAAGACCTAGTGGAGCACTTGTGGCAACATTATCCTGATAAATATTGA